TACCATAAACTTAACACATTCCTGGAATTAttagacacacacatacaagccTTACCCATCCATCATGGTTTAGAATCCAGTCTCCTAACCTATCACATAAATAAATACTGAGCCATCCCATTAGGTACTCAACACACTCCATCATATCACGAATAATGTAATCCAATGCTAATCGACCAGAGAAGGCTATAAGAATAATTACATGTTCCCATCTTGTGTTCTGACTAAATAACTCTTTTGCTACATCAAAAAAATGCCTTGATGCATTTGATTTGTTGCTTTTAAGTTTATCACAACAAGCCTTCATTCTATCTTCGTATTTCTTCTCGTACTTAAGACAGAGTTTCTTCAACTTTTCTAATACTTCCACTATCTTTTTGGAAGGTATGTAATCACTCTTAGAAGATTCTATCATCACCCCTTCTTTTTGACAGCGATAAGTGATATATCCTTGCGAAATGAAAGTGCTTTCATTTTTTAGTGCATCTTCCTTTGTCGAGGTAACATTGCAGTGTCCTTCTTGGCAACTGTTCGTAAAACTAACATCCTTTTCCTCAGGACTTATTGGGTCGCTTCTTCTGTCTATAGCTTCAACTGACTTATACATGACAACTCGAAAGTGAGAACATCCGACTCCAAGATCACTAATAACAAAGACAAGTAACGGATGTCAgtttatatacacatacacacccaTCAGTCATATGATGTAAAAGGTCGCAGTAAACTAACTAACGTAGCTTGCACAACGTGGCGCTCCATCGCGCACGTTGCACATTCGAGCTAGACTTTCGCTACTCACCTGGactcaaaaaaatttttttcaacTGTGTTTCACGTGCGAAAACTATTCGATAGTAGTGCGCTCTCCTGTCTACCAATTCTTAATGGACCCACTCTTCAAAATCTAGTAGCACGCTTCTGTTGCCAAGTCGGGTCGCAAAGCTTTTTATTGACCGATGACCGAACCACACGCCTAAACTAAAAATCCCATTGTATCAATACGCATGCGCAAAATTAAAGAGGTACTGTACCGGTAGTACCCTTCCTTCCGTAATACAAAACACTTTTCCCGGTGGAAATGGAGCTCATTTGATACTGAAAAGTATTTATCACCCAAAATATATACAAAGTTGCAAGCAGAGATGCATTATTATAAGTGACTGGGCATTATAATACAACATTAATGTCATTAATGTTATACATAAGTTGATATATTGCTCTCTAAACTTCTAGTCTTTGCATTACGCTCTTGTAGTCCTATTTGTTGACCTTGTGCACCACCTGTGTTAAACCCTCGCTGGTAGTCCCCACCCAGGGGGGCTGGGGAGTCAGTACTGGTAGTGTCACTGAACATTGGCCTGTCAATACTATACCCTGATGTTAAGGTTGAGTTGTCCTGAAAGTTTGTGTTTGTGGCATGTGGATAACCTTGAGGCATGAGATGAGActtgctagattcagataacaTTGGACTTTGTGCTCGGGGAGATGGTGGTCTGGGCTGGTTGTGAAATGGTGCAGCCTCGCTGGAGAAGAGCGGGGCATTAGATCTGTAAATGGAATATTAAATAGAACTTTGCGACAGCATAAAGGATCTCACTTGCGActagttcttgattcaaaatttgtaaatgTTGCTGTGGAAGGTGCTGATGAAGCTATTTCACTATCATCTGTATCACGGACtgaaaaaagaaagaaatgagaAAATTGTTCAAAATTTTTGCTTGAtacttacaaaaataatttccaCCAGAATATTCGCCCATACATCTTCTTGATAACAGAACTATTGTGAGAAATCCAAATGCCACAACAAGAAGTCCAAACAGAACAAATATGACTAAAAACCATATTGTATCAGGAGCATCCTCTTCAGGTGTTACCGGGTTGCCAACTACAAAACAACGTGATATACTTCATtgtacaaattacaaaaccttcAAACACAGTCGGTGCACTGGTCCCAAACCGGTTGAAAGCTGAAATACGAACATCTATGTAGATGGCACCATCATCAGCAGATAGCTCATATGAGGTAGCATTAGCCGGTAATACATCTAACTGTACCCATTCTACTTCTAAGAGGAAGAAGAGAGAAGATATCAACCAACCTAAGCAACAGTACTCACCAAATATGCTGTAACCTTCAACTATGAAACCGTAGAGCTCACTGCCACCATCTGGGGGTGCATCCCACGACAGAAACACTGCGTTGCTTAACAATCTGTTACCAGTGAAGGATAAAATATGTGTAGGAGAACCTGTAGTAGGACATGTGTCAAAGATATTCAATATTTACAATGTAAACCATGGTAATTCATCAACTGCATGTCTATGCAGTATGGTATAACTATTCACTGTCACATACAGGGCTGCTCACCAATAGGAGTAGACAGTATATACATGGCTGGTGGGCCAGTCCCAACTGTGTTTATTGCTGATACATTGAACTGATACAACTGGCCACCATCCAGGTCAGTAATTGAGATAGTCCGAGCATGACTGGGTAGAGGAACAGAACTATTGCTGCTGTTTTCTCTTGCAAGATGACTATATTGGACAAGGTAACCAGTGACATTTGCAGTGGTAGTAAGAGGAGGCTCTCTCCATTGTAATACAATAGTTGTGGAATTAACAGTGACAGCGGTAAGCATTTCAGGAGGATCGGGGGGACGGGGGACTGTATCAAATGCACACATATCAGATAACCACAGCACACTCAACAAGTTACATATTAGATTACTGATTAGGTTACAAGGAAACAACaaacatgtttgcatgaaaTAAACTAATAATATTTTACAGACACATTTAGATAATAGCAGCTGTACAAACTACCACAAAGACCACATCATAATAAGAAGAGGATATGTTCTCACCGACATTTAGGGTTGACTGGATAACAGGAAGAGTGAATGGACCAGTTCCTTGGCTTGTGCTGGCTGCCACCATAACTGTGTAAGCTGAAGAATGTTGGAGACCTTCTAGGAGAAATGAAGTAGTGTTATCTGTAGTTGTCATCATCTCAGCCTCTTCCTGGCTGCCATTTCGCTGGTATTTGACAGTATAGCTAACCACTATCCCATTACGACCACTATCATCTGATAGGCGGACTGGAGGAGGCTGTGGAAAATTGTAAATGTCAATATTATTACAACCTCTTAACAATGTTTCCCATaacagctacaacacactacatacatgccAAGCTACTAGGAGTTCTGTTGAGTTCAGTCTAGTCATGACTTCCAGCATAGTAGGTGCAGCAGTTGGAGCTGTACAACACCGAGGGGAGGAGGGGTAATACTGACACAGTAATTAATATTGATTATCATTTACCTGCTTCTAGTGTAGTAGTGACAATGGATGGTGAACTGGGGGGTCCCCTACCAGCTAAATTTACTGCACTAACTCTAAACTGGTATTGTGTAAAGGGATGTAGTGAAGGCACGCTGATCTGTCGATCACTGACACTATCAATGGCAGTTATCCAGTTAGCACCAGCCTGTACTGGAAATGTTCCATAGATAGCAGCCACTCTACTCTCAATGATGTAATGGGTGATGGGACTGCCCCCATCGGATGGGGGAAGACCCCAACTGATCAAAACTTCTCTTGACTGCACTTCACTGATCACTGGCATACTAGTGGATGAGGGAAGAACTGGGAAGGAAAAGGCAGCAGTAATGTTGGAACTGCACTTCACTGCTTTTGGGAATGATAAACATCCTTATAAATATTGTATGGGACTTAGTGAATACCCACCTCCCTGTAATATAAAACCACAACCACTATATACTATAGCGTACCTGCCACTGAAATGATTGCCCTTGATATGTTACTAAACTGCAAGTCTTCTACATTCATAAGGTCAGACACTGATACATTGACTACACATGCATATTCTCCAGCATCTTCCACCTGTATATTGAATACTGTTAGATTGCCTCCCTGCAGTTGGTGTCGCTGAGAGGATAGGTCTAACTGAGTGTTGTTCAGGAACCACAAGTACACTATTATCACACTTTGTGCATTAGGGATCTCCACAGCACATGGTATGGTGGCATTGCTGTTCTGACTGACAGTTTCATTGCTTGGGCTGTGAAGGACATCTGGCAAGTCTACACACAGAAGACATAAACATAATCATTCACAGAAATGACACAGGAATACCCACAATACCCCCCAACCATACACTCATCATACTGATGACTGCCAGGTATAGTGAAAAGTCTAATTCAAAGTAAACCATTGTTACGCATATTTAACCTATAAAGGGAATCTATTCCTGATTTAAATGGTCTTTTCCTGTTACAGTATATGTTCAACTCCTTTTAATATCACCAGCTACTAGAATCAGTCCTGAGATGATTATATGTTTTAGTGTCTATTCTACAGTGACAGTAATCTCTGTATTATAGACAcatgagtacttgtactttcttCTATATTTAAGTGATAATGGGGTGAAGTACACAAGTACactgtaccaagagttcatagtattattatgaactcttgaccaTACCACACACTTAGAGTGCATACCCTCAAAACATAGTATGTACTATACAACACTCACCCACTCACCCAGTACTCTCAATACAGCATCTGTACTATTGTCAGACCCATCACTATTACTGGCTGTACAATAGTAGGATCCATCATCTTGTCCCCTCCTAACTGATGTGATGGTTATGGTCCCACTGCCCTCCTCTCTCATGATCCCTGTAACATTGTAATACAACAAAACTATGATGGAGACTAGTTCTAATCCTCTTCTTTACCAAATCTAGTGGTTCCATATTGTACAGTGGTAATAGGAGAACTAGAATGATCCCCAACTAATCTGTTGGGTAATTTTGGCTCAATCATTCCATTTGTAAATATGGATGTGGGAATGtg
The Dysidea avara chromosome 7, odDysAvar1.4, whole genome shotgun sequence genome window above contains:
- the LOC136259762 gene encoding contactin-4-like; amino-acid sequence: MWRITACVFIILIVNGPNPQSLQFISTPSDVVIAPGSEYTLTCTVIPSTPNVITWYRDDVQVTLGGRFNSRNGGTELVISGVQRSDSGRYACEASNSEGSLRSLGAAIQVAFLESLTSTPSTPLLMVRRGDSFILNCSLPASLPDATVQWFKGSTDVSTVDANRFTVSSSATSFSLIASYYEDADANTYQCQISNHLVDGVMRSYTSAVVTGASGDAIPALTQRFVFHPQDVEVVAGKSAKLQCFVVGQPIPTISWRKDGVLLASRPNVTFSQSQRVLELLNVEPSDAGVYTCISSQDQVTVTNNITTTATLSVIVPPRIVEGVARQEVLVGATLQLRCVAEGTSPITWQWRNNTILVFGDGRVRVNNGQLTISNAKVSDSGVYQCIASHSTSGQDSSSNSVIVTTQQPSFLPNGNPRDTLSFTGQSIQLVCDATGAPPPQYSWIKDSSILDTSVPRIMREEGSGTITITSVRRGQDDGSYYCTASNSDGSDNSTDAVLRVLDLPDVLHSPSNETVSQNSNATIPCAVEIPNAQSVIIVYLWFLNNTQLDLSSQRHQLQGGNLTVFNIQVEDAGEYACVVNVSVSDLMNVEDLQFSNISRAIISVAVLPSSTSMPVISEVQSREVLISWGLPPSDGGSPITHYIIESRVAAIYGTFPVQAGANWITAIDSVSDRQISVPSLHPFTQYQFRVSAVNLAGRGPPSSPSIVTTTLEAAPTAAPTMLEVMTRLNSTELLVAWHPPPVRLSDDSGRNGIVVSYTVKYQRNGSQEEAEMMTTTDNTTSFLLEGLQHSSAYTVMVAASTSQGTGPFTLPVIQSTLNVVPRPPDPPEMLTAVTVNSTTIVLQWREPPLTTTANVTGYLVQYSHLARENSSNSSVPLPSHARTISITDLDGGQLYQFNVSAINTVGTGPPAMYILSTPIGSPTHILSFTGNRLLSNAVFLSWDAPPDGGSELYGFIVEGYSIFEVEWVQLDVLPANATSYELSADDGAIYIDVRISAFNRFGTSAPTVFEVGNPVTPEEDAPDTIWFLVIFVLFGLLVVAFGFLTIVLLSRRCMGEYSGGNYFFRDTDDSEIASSAPSTATFTNFESRTSRKSNAPLFSSEAAPFHNQPRPPSPRAQSPMLSESSKSHLMPQGYPHATNTNFQDNSTLTSGYSIDRPMFSDTTSTDSPAPLGGDYQRGFNTGGAQGQQIGLQERNAKTRSLESNISTYV